In Setaria viridis chromosome 5, Setaria_viridis_v4.0, whole genome shotgun sequence, the genomic stretch AATATTTGACTATGGCGTGTTAGTCTAGATGatataaatattttgctatGGATGCTTTTGATTGCAGAAGATCCTTGAAGTTTTCTAATAGCACAGAATGCGTTATTGTAATGCTCATACCGGTGGTGACCTACTTTTTGTTATTATAGATTTGTAATGAATTGTCTGTTTGAGTGTTGGCTTGATGTGTCAATGCAGCCAGGACAGCAGGCTTCCTGCTGAGTTTGAAGTTACTGATTGCTGCCATCCTTGTGATTCAGACAAGGAAAATGTTCTTGCTGTTCAAGTTATGAGGTGGAGTGATGGCTCTTATCTAGAAGATCAAGACCATTGGTGGTTATCTGGTATTCACAGGGATGTTCTACTACTATCAAAGCCACAGGTTAACTCCTTGAATCTTTCTTACATTATAAATGAATTTCTAGCTGTTGTttgcaactttttttaaaaaaaatatatgggaTACTTAAGCTTCGTATTTGGTGTAATTTGACCTCGTTTAGTCTTGAATAAGGTGCCCTATGTCATGAGTTTGTTAAAATATGGCACATTAATTCATCAGTTAATCCTGTAAGCCATTTCTGGCTAGCAACGCACGTGAAATCAGCTATGTCGATAAAACCAAGATAGACATCACCTGAGTTTTTCGCATGTTATTCCACTGGATCATACTGATAGTAGGTCATACTAAACTTGAACTTTTCCCTGAGGCAACAACTGCAAGTTAGCCATCAATGATCAATCTCTTGACATGTACTTTGCATTGACATTTTCTATTTGTTTTATCTATTTCCCTTAAAGAGATTATTCATGTTCCACCGAAATTTTGGGTTAATAAGTGCTAAAATTTTCTTTGCAGATTTTTATTACAGATTACTTTTTCAAAGCAACCATGGATGAGAATTTCAGTTTAGCTGATATCGAGGTAATTCTAGTCCCCATCTTGGCAGGGTTATCAGTTATGCAAATTGGGTAGTGGAGATGATTTGATTCATGATGCACCAAATTGTGGGGGAAACTAGTGAAGATGGTTGCAGAGTGCAGATCTTTTCCTTACCTTTTTTCTTCATTCTTTTGGATTGGAATGCTAATTAACTAAAAAATTTATTGCTGTATTAAATTATATCTATTATTCACAAGCACATGATCAATCAAGTATTGAACCACCAAAGGAATAATTGATAAGTATTTAGAATCTTGTATTTATTACGCAACCGACCAAACATTATATACTTATGCAGTTTTGATGCTTGCTTAGCTTGCTTTAGATTTGTATGGCCCCCCTTTTCAACATCAAACAGCAAGCAACACATTTTCTAGGGCAATTCATTTGTCATTTCCTATTGTTGTTTTCTCATGTGGCAAAATCCAGGTGTTGTAGTTGCTGATTTTGCATTTGTCAGGGAAATATTTATTCTGATATTGCTATGTTTAAATTCACTTCTAATGTTGTTTTGTACGTCAGGTTGAGGTGGAAATTGATTCACACAAGCAAGACCGGGAGCATGTTTCAACTTTGTCTATTGAAGCCGCACTTTATGATAATTCTGGACCATCTATCAGTTTAGATGGTGATCTTTCATTTGCTAATGTGGTTAATTTGAAACCGAAGCCAAAAACAAGTCGAGGCCCTTGTCTTGGTTTTCATGGTTATGTTCTTGGTGGAAAAatagaaaatccaaaactttGGTCTAGTGAACATGTAAGAAATCTAATCCAAGGGGAATTCTACTGCCGAACTACACTATTACAGTCCAACTGTATAAAGTTATGTCTTTTAACTATTCTTCCTCTTCTAACAGCCCAACTTATACACACTTGTTGTTCTCCTTAAAGATGCCAATGGGAAGCTTATTGAGTGTGAATCATGCCAAGTGGGCATTCGCAATGTGGTCCGTGCACACAAGCAAATGCTTGTCAATGGATGTCCTGTTGTACTAAGAGGTGTCAACAGACATGAGCACCATCCACGCCTTGGAAAGACAAATATAGAAGCATGCATGATCAAGGTTGATATCCTCTGTCATATTGGAGAGCATTTTAACACATCATCTCTCTGGTTTAATTTAATCATCTGCCCAACTTCAGATCTATACAATCTATCTATTTGTGACAGGATCTGATTTTGATGAGGCAAAACAATATTAACGCTGTAAGAAATAGCCATTATCCCCAGCATTCGAGGTGGTATGAGTTATGTGACATTTTTGGTCTTTACGTAATCGATGAAGCCAACATCGAGACACATGGCTTTGATGAAAATAGCCATTTCAAACATCCTACACTAGAACCTATATGGGCAAATGCAATGCTTGATCGTGTTGTTGGCATGGTGGAGAGAGATAAGAATCATGCATGCATTATTGTATGGTCCCTGGGAAATGAATCTTCATATGGTCCCAATCATGCTTCCATGTCTGGTAAAACATTCTTCCTTGTGACAGTTCATTTTTTCTGTCTTCCCATCTAATGGTAACATTCTTTTAGGGTGGATTCGTGAAAGGGACCCGACAAGGCTCCTCCATTATGAAGGAGGTGGTTCCAGAACATCATCCACAGATATTGTATGCCCCATGTATATGCGTGTCTGGGATATTATTAAGATAGCAAAAGACCCATCTGAAACAAGGCCCTTAATTCTCTGCGAGTATGCTTACTTTTTTCTCACATATTGACTTGATTCTCTTTGTCAGTTTTCGTATTATTAGCATGATTAAAGAAACTTTTTCTCTCCTCTTTGCTTTCAAGATATTCGCATGCTATGGGAAACAGTAACGGAAATATTGATGCATATTGGATGGCCATAGACAACACTTTTGGGCTCCAAGGAGGTTTCATATGGGACTGGGTTGATCAGGTTGTGGCCTATTTTCCCGTTCTTGACCTTTTGTCCACATCGCTGAAAATGGTGTTGCATGCTTATACTGACCTCTGTGTGATTCTAGTGTGTAAGCCTCTAAGGCATCATTATGTGTCTCACTGGATAGGTCAGGTTATGACCTATTTGTTTGATTAGtgaataaaaatagaaaaatgatcaTTACAAACTGACTTTCTTTAACTTTCATCATTTCCTAAAAATTTGACATGCTAATCTAGTACATTATCAAAATGCCTTAAAATGGACCATTGatgaattttctttcttttcttatgcCATTGTTTGTTTCTCAGTGCTATCCTTCTCCCCTTTTTTATGTCAGGGTTTACTAAAGGAGGATTCAGATGGATCCAAATTTTGGGCATATGGTGGCGACTTTGGAGATACTCCTAATGACCTAAACTTTTGCCTCAATGGCATTGTGTGGCCTGATCGGACAATTCACCCAGCTGTTCATGGTAACTGGAAATACTAGGGAAAAATGTTTTGCTTTCTTATGTATCAATTTGTTAAATTAATGTCTTTGTCTCCAAAGCCACCGGATGCCAAATTTAGTTTACCAGATTTATTCTGGTTGCAGAAGTTAAATACCTTTACCAGCCTATCAAAATATCATCAGCAGATAACATGCTTAAGGTAACCTCTGGTTGATATTTTGTAGTCATGAAATCATGTTCTTGTGTGCTTTGTGCAATGTGCATCTAATGGTTCCATCATTATCATACAGATTGAAAATGGACACTTTTTCGATACAACAGAAGCTTTGGACTTCAGTTGGGTTCTTCAAGGAGATGGTTGCATCTTGGGCTCTGGTTCGCTGAATGTTCCAACTTTAGCACCGCAGACTAGTCACCTTATCAACATGGAATCGTCACCTTGGTTTGCTCTTTGGAGTACTTGTGCAGTCAAAGAAGTATTTTTGTCTGTAAATGTGAAACAGAGGTACCATACGCGATGGGCTAAAGATGGTCATCTCTTGGCTTCAGCACAACTTTGTTTACCTCAGAAAAATGGCTTTGTTCCCCATGTATGTTTTCTTAGCCTGATCCTGTTACTACTTCACTCCTATTTTTTCTGCATTACCTTACAGCCTAATATCACCTTCAGGCAGTAGCATTCTCCAGTAGCCCTCTGGTCTGTGAACGCACTGGTGATAGTGTAATAATCAGCAAGAATGATGCCTGGAAAATCAAAGTGAACAGTCAACTGGGAACAATAGACAGTTGGAAGGTACGTAGAATGCTCACTGCAGACTAAAAAAGAATGTGTTGTCCACTTCTATACTTCTATGTTAGGCAATTAACAATAATACGCCCTCCATTTTTTTAAAGCATGTGACATTTAGGGCAAGCTAATTGGTTTAAAAACTAAACATCATATACttaaaaacagagggagtatatgccAAGATCTAACCTAGGCAAGGGCTCAAAGCCTTGAAGCGAGGTGTTACTGGGTATTTGGGTTATTCCAAACAGGGAGCAGGTTTAAATCAAGTGACAACTAAATCTATCTCATACATGCACTGTAGATATTTAAATAAACTTTTTGTTTCATCTCCACAG encodes the following:
- the LOC117854753 gene encoding uncharacterized protein, with translation MALAYASAVVPPSNRSYKAWEDPSFFKWRKRDAHVPLRSQDTLEGALRYWHERRNVNYLNADTAVWNDDAVRGALESAALWSKGLPYTKSLSGYWKFLLAPSAESVPEKFFDAHFDDSNWEALSVPSNWQMHGFDRPIYTNTTYPFPINPPFVSTDNPTGCYRTVFHIPKEWKGRRILLHFEAVDSAFFAWVNGVPIGYSQDSRLPAEFEVTDCCHPCDSDKENVLAVQVMRWSDGSYLEDQDHWWLSGIHRDVLLLSKPQIFITDYFFKATMDENFSLADIEVEVEIDSHKQDREHVSTLSIEAALYDNSGPSISLDGDLSFANVVNLKPKPKTSRGPCLGFHGYVLGGKIENPKLWSSEHPNLYTLVVLLKDANGKLIECESCQVGIRNVVRAHKQMLVNGCPVVLRGVNRHEHHPRLGKTNIEACMIKDLILMRQNNINAVRNSHYPQHSRWYELCDIFGLYVIDEANIETHGFDENSHFKHPTLEPIWANAMLDRVVGMVERDKNHACIIVWSLGNESSYGPNHASMSGWIRERDPTRLLHYEGGGSRTSSTDIVCPMYMRVWDIIKIAKDPSETRPLILCEYSHAMGNSNGNIDAYWMAIDNTFGLQGGFIWDWVDQGLLKEDSDGSKFWAYGGDFGDTPNDLNFCLNGIVWPDRTIHPAVHEVKYLYQPIKISSADNMLKIENGHFFDTTEALDFSWVLQGDGCILGSGSLNVPTLAPQTSHLINMESSPWFALWSTCAVKEVFLSVNVKQRYHTRWAKDGHLLASAQLCLPQKNGFVPHAVAFSSSPLVCERTGDSVIISKNDAWKIKVNSQLGTIDSWKVSNVELMSKGIFPCFWRAPTDNDKGGFYTKPYVSQWREASLDNVSFYSSQFSVKELPDNTVELSTVYYGLPGNLPKPDDAALSQAPESTLFQVNMLCRIYESGDVVLEYEVNPKADLPPLPRVGVVFNAEKSLSHVMWYGRGPFECYPDRKAAAHVGVYESSVEDLHVPYIVPGECGGRADVRWVALRNADGLGLQASVHGESPPMQMSASYYGTEELDRATHVHKLVKGDDIEVHLDHRHMGLGGDDSWTPCVHEQYLLPPTRYAFSMRLCPLLPSSSCHDIYKSQLP